A genome region from Hevea brasiliensis isolate MT/VB/25A 57/8 chromosome 9, ASM3005281v1, whole genome shotgun sequence includes the following:
- the LOC110658457 gene encoding uncharacterized protein LOC110658457, protein MASQEHLDKMQLRQNYRNLWHTDLMHTIQADPPYCCFAFWCGPCVSYLLRKRALYNDMSRYVCCAGYMPCSGRCGESKCPELCLATEVFCCFGNSVASTRFLLQDEFNIQTTQCDNCIIGFMFCLQQIACIFSIVAMIVGSEEIQQASQLLSCLADMVYCTVCACMQTQHKIEMDKRDGKFGPQPVMAVPPVQQMSRIDQPIPPSVGYPPQQAYGQPYGYPPPQSQGYPAAGYPPPAYPPSNYPPPGYPPSGYSR, encoded by the exons ATGGCTTCTCAGGAGCATCTAGACAAGATGCAGCTCCGTCAGAACTACCGGAATCTGTGGCACACTGACCTCATGCACACCATTCAAGCTGACCCCCCTT ATTGCTGCTTTGCGTTTTGGTG TGGGCCATGTGTATCATACTTGCTCCGCAAACGAGCTCTTTACAATGACATGTCAAG GTATGTCTGTTGTGCTGGTTATATGCCTTGTAGTGGCAGGTGTGGTGAAAGCAAGTGCCCAGAACTTTGCCTTGCTACAGAG GTATTCTGCTGCTTTGGAAATTCAGTGGCCTCTACCCGCTTTCTGTTGCAAGATGAATTCAACATTCAGACAACGCAATGTGACAATTGCATTATT GGTTTTATGTTCTGTCTCCAACAAATTGCGTGCATATTCTCCATCGTGGCAATGATTGTTGGGAGTGAGGAAATTCAACAGGCTTCTCAGTTACTTTCATGTTTGGCTGACATGGTGTATTGCAC GGTTTGTGCATGCATGCAG ACGCAACACAAGATCGAAATGGACAAACGAGATGGCAAATTTGGACCACAACCAGTGATGGCAGTGCCCCCTGTTCAGCAAATGTCACGCATTGATCAGCCCATTCCTCCCTCCGTTGGATACCCACCTCAACAAGCATATGGACAGCCCTATGGTTATCCACCTCCTCAGTCTCAAGGCTATCCTGCGGCAGGTTATCCTCCACCTGCTTATCCTCCATCCAATTACCCACCACCTGGATATCCACCTTCTGGCTATTCAAGGTGA
- the LOC110658458 gene encoding brassinosteroid-responsive RING protein 1, which produces MGFPVGYTELILPKALIQTLSFLGFIRRIISTLFRYLRLPDFLEPDISWPETPPRFPEFYSFSAILIREILPVVKFSDLVDPPDSCAVCLYEFEDQDEIRQLTNCRHIFHRSCLDRWIDYDQKTCPLCRTPVIPEDVQETFNERLWAAAGIPEFYGEYSQIAAL; this is translated from the coding sequence ATGGGCTTCCCTGTTGGCTACACAGAGCTTATACTCCCAAAAGCTCTAATCCAAACTCTTTCTTTTCTGGGTTTCATTAGGAGGATCATAAGCACTCTCTTTCGCTACCTGCGGCTCCCTGATTTTCTTGAACCTGACATTTCTTGGCCAGAAACGCCTCCCAGGTTTCCTGAGTTCTACTCCTTCTCCGCTATCCTCATACGCGAGATCCTCCCCGTCGTCAAGTTCTCCGACCTTGTCGACCCGCCTGACAGTTGCGCTGTCTGTCTTTATGAGTTTGAAGACCAAGATGAGATCAGACAACTCACCAACTGCCGTCATATATTCCATCGGAGCTGCTTGGACCGGTGGATCGACTACGACCAGAAAACATGCCCGCTTTGTCGGACGCCGGTGATTCCTGAAGATGTGCAGGAGACTTTCAATGAGAGGCTATGGGCTGCTGCTGGGATTCCTGAGTTCTATGGCGAGTATTCTCAGATTGCTGCCTTGTAG